One Actinomadura viridis genomic region harbors:
- a CDS encoding L-talarate/galactarate dehydratase, which produces MMTSADRIARVRLSSLYLPLDTPVSDAKVLTGRQRPMTEIAFLFAEIRSEQGHEGIGFGYSKRAGGPGQYAHAREIAGEMVGEDPNDIARIWDKLVWAGASVGRGGLATQAIAALDIALWDMKAKRAGLPLTKLLGAHRDSVRCYNTSGGFLHTPIEQVLENATAALERGIGGVKIKVGQPDTRADLARVDAVREHLGDAVPLMVDANQQWDRATAHRMGRALEEHALTWIEEPLDAYDHAGHAALATALDTPVATGEMLTGVTEHAELIRAGGADIVQPDAPRVGGITPFLRVAGLAEHGHLQLAPHFAMEIHVHLAAAYRTEPWVEHFEWLEPLFNERLEIRDGRMLVPERPGLGITMSERAAAWIAERYST; this is translated from the coding sequence ATGATGACTTCGGCCGATCGCATCGCCCGCGTCCGCCTGTCCTCCCTCTACCTCCCGCTCGACACCCCGGTCAGCGACGCGAAGGTGCTCACCGGGCGGCAGCGGCCGATGACCGAGATCGCGTTCCTGTTCGCGGAGATCCGCTCGGAGCAGGGACACGAGGGGATCGGGTTCGGCTACTCCAAGCGGGCCGGCGGGCCGGGGCAGTACGCGCACGCCAGGGAGATCGCGGGTGAGATGGTCGGCGAGGATCCCAACGACATCGCCAGGATCTGGGACAAGCTGGTCTGGGCGGGCGCGTCGGTGGGGCGCGGCGGCCTGGCCACCCAGGCGATCGCCGCCCTCGACATCGCGCTGTGGGACATGAAGGCCAAGCGCGCGGGCCTGCCGCTGACCAAGCTGCTCGGCGCGCACCGCGACTCGGTGCGCTGCTACAACACCTCCGGCGGGTTCCTCCACACGCCGATCGAGCAGGTGCTGGAGAACGCCACCGCGGCGCTGGAACGCGGCATCGGCGGCGTCAAGATCAAGGTGGGGCAGCCCGACACCCGGGCGGACCTGGCCCGGGTGGACGCGGTCCGCGAGCACCTCGGCGACGCCGTCCCGCTGATGGTGGACGCCAACCAGCAGTGGGACCGGGCCACCGCCCACCGGATGGGCCGGGCCCTGGAGGAGCACGCCCTGACCTGGATCGAGGAACCGCTCGACGCCTACGACCACGCGGGGCACGCGGCGCTGGCCACCGCCCTGGACACCCCGGTCGCCACCGGCGAGATGCTCACCGGCGTGACCGAGCACGCCGAGCTGATCAGGGCGGGCGGCGCCGACATCGTCCAGCCGGACGCCCCGCGCGTCGGCGGCATCACCCCGTTCCTGCGGGTGGCCGGCCTCGCCGAGCACGGGCACCTCCAGCTCGCCCCGCACTTCGCCATGGAGATCCACGTGCACCTGGCCGCCGCGTACCGGACCGAGCCGTGGGTGGAGCACTTCGAATGGCTCGAACCGCTGTTCAACGAGCGCCTGGAGATACGGGACGGCAGAATGCTGGTGCCCGAGCGGCCCGGCCTCGGCATCACGATGAGCGAGCGGGCGGCCGCATGGATCGCCGAACGGTACTCCACTTGA
- a CDS encoding FadR/GntR family transcriptional regulator has protein sequence MTTRTQQLVDTLTAHIQEGVIRPGERLPTESSLIETHGVSRTVVREAIARLKAAGLIETQHGRGSFVLARPSTTGFDPAPRSRQDVLDLLDLRMGIEVEAAGLAADRRTEPALAALGEALDGFARAAGHPSAAVNADFRFHLRIALATGNRYYGDLIASFGPAMIIMPRERLRPARPDFDTIVAEHANIHAAIERRDREAARAAVRVHLSNSRARLLNG, from the coding sequence TTGACGACACGGACCCAGCAACTGGTCGACACGCTCACCGCGCACATCCAGGAAGGCGTGATCCGGCCCGGCGAGCGGCTCCCGACCGAGAGCAGCCTGATCGAGACGCACGGCGTGAGCCGGACGGTCGTCCGCGAGGCCATCGCCCGGCTGAAGGCCGCCGGGCTGATCGAGACCCAGCACGGCCGCGGCAGCTTCGTGCTGGCCAGGCCCAGCACGACCGGCTTCGATCCGGCGCCGCGCAGCCGCCAGGACGTCCTCGACCTGCTCGACCTGCGGATGGGGATCGAGGTCGAGGCGGCCGGGCTCGCGGCGGACCGGCGCACCGAGCCGGCCCTGGCGGCGCTCGGCGAGGCCCTGGACGGCTTCGCCCGCGCCGCCGGCCATCCCAGCGCGGCCGTCAACGCCGACTTCCGGTTCCACCTGCGGATCGCGCTGGCCACCGGCAACCGCTACTACGGCGATCTGATCGCCTCGTTCGGCCCCGCGATGATCATCATGCCGCGCGAGCGGCTGCGCCCCGCCCGTCCGGACTTCGACACGATCGTCGCCGAGCACGCCAACATCCACGCCGCCATCGAACGCCGCGACCGCGAGGCCGCCCGCGCCGCCGTACGCGTCCACCTGTCCAACAGCCGGGCCCGGCTCCTGAACGGCTGA
- a CDS encoding sulfite exporter TauE/SafE family protein — MDPFSGALLVVAGVAAGLAGSIAGLASLCSYPALLAFGLPPVAANVTNTMAMFANTAGAAAASRPELRGQGRRVARLVAVAAAGGSLGAALLLSTPAEAFEFVVPWLIALGSVLLLARDRLRRLAEERAARSAAPRRPAFLPLAAPVALVGLYGGYFGAASGVLMLAVLCAATTEPLPVTNAVKNLVTGAANITAAVAYAFLAPVHWPAAAALSCGCLAGSWLGPKVVRRLPERPLRYAIAMAGFGLALYLQVI, encoded by the coding sequence TTGGATCCCTTCTCCGGGGCCCTCCTGGTCGTGGCGGGCGTCGCCGCGGGCCTGGCCGGGTCGATCGCGGGCCTGGCCTCGCTGTGCAGCTATCCGGCGCTGCTCGCCTTCGGCCTGCCTCCCGTCGCCGCCAACGTCACCAACACCATGGCGATGTTCGCGAACACCGCCGGCGCCGCCGCGGCGTCCCGTCCCGAACTGCGCGGCCAGGGGCGGCGGGTCGCGAGGCTGGTCGCGGTGGCCGCCGCGGGCGGGTCCCTCGGGGCGGCGCTCCTGCTCAGCACGCCCGCCGAGGCCTTCGAGTTCGTCGTTCCCTGGCTGATCGCGCTCGGCTCGGTGCTGCTGCTGGCGCGCGACCGGCTCCGGCGGCTGGCCGAGGAACGGGCGGCCCGTTCCGCGGCGCCGCGGCGCCCCGCCTTCCTGCCGCTGGCGGCGCCGGTGGCGCTGGTCGGCCTGTACGGGGGGTACTTCGGCGCGGCGTCGGGGGTGCTGATGCTGGCCGTGCTGTGCGCCGCCACCACCGAGCCGCTGCCGGTGACCAACGCGGTGAAGAACCTGGTCACGGGTGCGGCCAACATCACCGCCGCGGTCGCCTACGCGTTCCTCGCCCCGGTGCACTGGCCGGCCGCGGCGGCGCTCTCGTGCGGCTGCCTGGCGGGGAGCTGGCTGGGGCCCAAGGTGGTGCGGCGGCTTCCGGAACGGCCGCTGCGCTACGCGATCGCGATGGCCGGCTTCGGCCTGGCCCTCTACCTCCAAGTCATATGA
- a CDS encoding tripartite tricarboxylate transporter permease, translating to MDLLSPVIAGFGVVFQPENLLYCLLGVTLGMLVGVLPGLGPAATIAVLLPITYNIEPTASIIMLAGIFYGAQYGGTITSVLLRLPGEASTVVTALDGHELARQGRAGSALGISAIGSFVGGTVAIVALTLVAPLVAGFALDFGPSEYTALALLGILLITTLGTGSPLKSLLMATVGLLLATVGQDPLDGVARLTLGTDRLLDGIDFVIVAMGLFGVAEILHNLESLRRPGTPMTSVGSVYPTRRDLTESKGAIARGSVLGFLLGILPGGGATMSSMAAYALEKKVAKRPERFGKGAVQGVAGPETANNAAATSSFIPLLTLGIPANATMAVMFGALLVQGITPGPTLVDEKPDLFWGVVNSMYVGNLLLLAMSMPLIGLFVRVLRVRPTILAPLTILITMIGVYTVRLSAFDMFLMVGLGVLGYLMKKVGFEPGPLVLAFVLGGLLESSFRRSMRIFGGDVTGFLTQPITAVLLAAIVLILVTPLILRLARRGTAA from the coding sequence ATGGACCTCCTCTCCCCGGTGATCGCGGGCTTCGGCGTCGTCTTCCAGCCGGAGAACCTCCTCTACTGCCTGCTCGGCGTCACCCTCGGCATGCTCGTCGGCGTCCTGCCCGGCCTGGGCCCGGCGGCCACCATCGCCGTGCTGCTGCCGATCACCTACAACATCGAGCCGACCGCGTCCATCATCATGCTCGCCGGCATCTTCTACGGCGCGCAGTACGGCGGCACGATCACCTCCGTGCTCCTGCGCCTGCCGGGCGAGGCGTCCACCGTGGTGACCGCCCTCGACGGGCACGAGCTGGCCAGGCAGGGACGCGCCGGTTCCGCGCTGGGCATCTCCGCCATCGGCTCGTTCGTCGGCGGGACGGTGGCGATCGTCGCGCTGACGCTGGTCGCGCCGCTGGTGGCGGGCTTCGCGCTCGACTTCGGGCCCTCCGAGTACACCGCGCTGGCCCTGCTCGGCATCCTGCTGATCACCACGCTCGGCACCGGCTCCCCGCTCAAGAGCCTCCTCATGGCCACGGTCGGCCTCCTGCTCGCCACCGTCGGCCAGGACCCGCTGGACGGCGTCGCCCGGCTCACCCTCGGCACCGACCGGCTGCTCGACGGGATCGACTTCGTGATCGTCGCGATGGGGCTGTTCGGCGTGGCGGAGATCCTGCACAACCTGGAGTCGCTGCGACGTCCCGGCACCCCGATGACGAGCGTCGGCTCCGTCTACCCCACCCGCCGGGACCTCACCGAGTCCAAGGGGGCGATCGCCCGCGGGTCGGTGCTCGGCTTCCTGCTCGGCATCCTGCCGGGCGGCGGCGCGACCATGTCGTCCATGGCCGCCTACGCGCTGGAGAAGAAGGTCGCCAAGAGGCCGGAGCGGTTCGGGAAGGGTGCCGTCCAGGGCGTCGCCGGCCCGGAGACCGCGAACAACGCCGCCGCGACCTCCTCGTTCATCCCGCTGCTGACACTGGGCATCCCGGCGAATGCCACCATGGCGGTCATGTTCGGCGCGCTGCTGGTCCAGGGCATCACGCCGGGCCCGACGCTCGTGGACGAGAAACCCGACCTGTTCTGGGGCGTGGTCAACTCGATGTACGTCGGCAACCTGCTGCTCCTGGCGATGAGCATGCCGCTGATCGGCCTGTTCGTCCGGGTCCTGCGGGTCCGGCCGACCATCCTGGCGCCCCTGACCATCCTCATCACCATGATCGGCGTCTACACGGTCAGGCTGAGCGCGTTCGACATGTTCCTGATGGTCGGGCTGGGCGTCCTCGGCTACCTGATGAAGAAGGTGGGATTCGAGCCGGGGCCCCTGGTCCTGGCCTTCGTGCTCGGCGGCCTGCTGGAGTCGTCCTTCCGCCGTTCGATGCGCATCTTCGGCGGCGACGTCACCGGGTTCCTCACCCAGCCGATCACCGCCGTCCTCCTCGCCGCCATCGTCCTGATCCTGGTCACCCCCCTGATCCTGCGCCTGGCCCGGCGCGGGACGGCGGCCTGA
- a CDS encoding dihydrofolate reductase family protein, translated as MRKIVSGLFISLDGVVEAPDQWHFPYFDEEMGEVVQGLMDGSDAMLLGRRTYEEFASFWPTSTDEGAEHMNGTPKYVVSNTLTSAEWQNTTLISGDVNKELARLKEQPGGNLGVTGSGTLVRSLLRDGLLDELHLLMHPIAVGTGKRLFDDGPQVPLRLTGSKTFGSGVLHLTYVRADS; from the coding sequence ATGAGAAAGATCGTGAGCGGCCTCTTCATCTCGCTCGACGGCGTGGTGGAGGCCCCCGACCAGTGGCACTTCCCGTACTTCGACGAGGAGATGGGCGAGGTCGTCCAGGGCTTGATGGACGGCAGCGACGCGATGCTCCTGGGCCGCCGGACGTACGAGGAGTTCGCGTCGTTCTGGCCCACCTCGACCGACGAAGGCGCGGAGCACATGAACGGCACCCCGAAGTACGTGGTGTCCAACACCCTCACCTCGGCCGAGTGGCAGAACACGACGCTCATCAGCGGGGACGTCAACAAGGAGCTGGCCCGGCTCAAGGAGCAGCCGGGCGGGAACCTCGGCGTCACCGGCAGCGGGACGCTCGTCCGCTCGCTGCTGCGCGACGGGCTCCTCGACGAGCTGCACCTGCTGATGCACCCGATCGCGGTCGGCACCGGCAAGCGGCTCTTCGACGACGGCCCGCAGGTGCCGCTGCGCCTGACCGGCTCGAAGACCTTCGGCTCCGGCGTCCTGCACCTGACGTACGTGCGCGCGGATTCCTGA
- a CDS encoding tripartite tricarboxylate transporter TctB family protein translates to MSPERSEPGEDAGDTEPSETAKPSEDAKHSETVEPSGPVGTPAYARVQNVVAALVPLVIGLVAAVMSWRLGVGSPAAPGPGLWPLLVGVAMVVAAALLAIRSRPRGDEEPFTRDSWTVAVAVASLLGYAFLFELVGFEVPTAALLVLWLKGLGRESWRVTVAVAATATAALYLLFITGLGVSLPHLIQL, encoded by the coding sequence GTGAGCCCGGAACGGTCCGAACCCGGGGAGGACGCCGGGGACACGGAGCCGTCCGAGACCGCGAAACCGTCCGAGGACGCGAAGCATTCCGAGACCGTGGAGCCGTCCGGGCCCGTCGGCACCCCCGCGTACGCGCGCGTCCAGAACGTGGTGGCGGCGCTCGTCCCCCTGGTCATCGGCCTGGTGGCCGCGGTCATGTCCTGGCGCCTCGGGGTCGGCTCACCGGCCGCCCCGGGGCCGGGGCTGTGGCCGTTGCTCGTCGGCGTCGCCATGGTCGTGGCGGCGGCGCTGCTGGCGATCCGGTCGCGCCCCCGCGGCGACGAGGAGCCCTTCACCCGGGACTCCTGGACGGTCGCCGTCGCGGTCGCCTCGCTCCTCGGCTACGCGTTCCTGTTCGAGCTGGTGGGGTTCGAGGTGCCCACCGCCGCACTCCTGGTCCTCTGGCTGAAAGGACTCGGCCGGGAGAGCTGGCGCGTCACGGTCGCGGTCGCGGCGACCGCCACGGCGGCCCTCTACCTCCTGTTCATCACCGGACTCGGGGTGTCGCTGCCCCACCTGATCCAGCTGTGA
- a CDS encoding NAD(P)-dependent alcohol dehydrogenase, with translation MKAVRVHEYDEAPTLDDVPEPAVNGPHDVVVQVQGAGVCRTDLHIIEGQWRDKSGVRLPYVIGHENAGRVAEIGPAVTNVAVGDPVILHPLVTCGLCTACRAGDDVHCSASAFPGIDTDGGMAEYLLTSARSVVRLDPSLEPADVAALADAGLTAYHAVRKAAPRLRPGTTAVVIGAGGLGHIGVQALRALTATRIVVVDRSAEALELAAELGADETVLADGSQVARVLEATGGDGAHAVLDFVGEGGAIEDGIAMLRRAGGYFVIGYGGRLDVPTIDIISSEIDFIGNLVGTYNDLVELMALAASGRVRLHTVKYPLDRFAEALSDLGRGRVRGRAVLVP, from the coding sequence ATGAAGGCCGTACGCGTTCACGAGTACGACGAGGCGCCCACCCTCGACGACGTCCCCGAACCGGCGGTGAACGGGCCGCACGACGTCGTCGTCCAGGTGCAGGGCGCCGGGGTGTGCCGGACCGACCTGCACATCATCGAGGGGCAGTGGAGGGACAAGAGCGGCGTCCGGCTGCCGTACGTCATCGGGCACGAGAACGCCGGGCGGGTCGCCGAGATCGGCCCGGCGGTGACGAACGTCGCCGTGGGCGACCCGGTGATCCTGCACCCGCTGGTCACCTGCGGGCTCTGCACGGCCTGCCGGGCGGGCGACGACGTGCACTGCTCGGCGTCCGCGTTCCCCGGGATCGACACCGACGGCGGAATGGCCGAGTACCTGCTGACCAGCGCCCGCAGCGTCGTCCGGCTCGACCCGTCGCTGGAGCCCGCCGACGTGGCCGCGCTGGCCGACGCCGGGCTGACCGCCTACCACGCCGTCCGCAAGGCGGCGCCGCGGCTCCGGCCGGGCACGACCGCGGTCGTCATCGGCGCGGGAGGGCTCGGGCACATCGGCGTCCAGGCGCTGCGCGCGCTGACGGCGACCCGGATCGTCGTCGTGGACCGTTCGGCGGAGGCGCTGGAGCTGGCCGCCGAGCTGGGCGCGGACGAGACCGTCCTCGCCGACGGCTCGCAGGTCGCCCGGGTGCTGGAGGCGACCGGCGGGGACGGCGCGCACGCCGTGCTGGACTTCGTCGGGGAGGGCGGCGCGATCGAGGACGGGATCGCGATGCTGCGGCGTGCCGGAGGCTACTTCGTCATCGGGTACGGCGGGCGGCTCGACGTCCCCACGATCGACATCATCTCGTCCGAGATCGACTTCATCGGGAACCTGGTGGGCACCTACAACGACCTGGTCGAACTGATGGCCCTCGCCGCGTCCGGCCGGGTCCGCCTGCACACGGTGAAGTACCCCCTGGACCGGTTCGCGGAGGCGCTGTCGGACCTCGGCCGGGGACGGGTGCGGGGCCGCGCCGTCCTCGTCCCCTGA
- a CDS encoding tripartite tricarboxylate transporter substrate binding protein has protein sequence MRIGVLLATAALAASASACSVKGGGADADSSGYPAKPVEFTAPQEPGGSTDLLTRALTKNLEKPLGAKAVVVNKPGANGKIAGKDVFSGKPDGYRVAVMPQSLFAVGPLMIDDPDAIKVEDMTLVKGLAVEDYVLVVPGGSPHRTLKDLLGAGDLKYGTTGAGTGSQLSQTLLFGLAKVKAAPVPFDGGAPTVTAVLGRKVDVAAVHVAEAYKQVQAGKLRALAVFSDRRHVALPDVPTAKESGYPVLVDQRRFVAAPPGLPADVRDKLAAAIDKAAASPEYLQLLKTSHIVPWNAGGEQVAAQLNESRQRFTTMARDLGIDLKAQP, from the coding sequence ATGAGAATCGGCGTACTCCTGGCGACCGCCGCCCTGGCCGCCTCCGCCTCCGCCTGTTCCGTCAAGGGCGGCGGCGCCGACGCGGACTCGTCCGGATACCCCGCCAAGCCGGTCGAGTTCACCGCGCCGCAGGAGCCCGGCGGCAGCACCGACCTCCTCACCCGCGCCCTGACCAAGAACCTCGAGAAGCCGCTCGGCGCCAAGGCCGTCGTGGTGAACAAGCCGGGCGCCAACGGCAAGATCGCGGGCAAGGACGTGTTCTCCGGCAAGCCGGACGGGTACCGCGTCGCCGTCATGCCGCAGTCGCTGTTCGCCGTCGGCCCCCTGATGATCGACGACCCGGACGCGATCAAGGTCGAGGACATGACCCTGGTCAAGGGCCTCGCCGTCGAGGACTACGTCCTGGTGGTGCCCGGCGGATCCCCGCACCGCACCCTCAAGGACCTCCTCGGCGCCGGCGACCTCAAGTACGGCACCACCGGCGCCGGGACCGGCAGCCAGCTCTCGCAGACCCTGCTGTTCGGCCTGGCCAAGGTGAAGGCCGCGCCCGTCCCGTTCGACGGTGGCGCGCCCACCGTGACCGCGGTGCTCGGCCGCAAGGTCGACGTCGCCGCCGTCCACGTCGCCGAGGCGTACAAGCAGGTCCAGGCGGGCAAGCTGCGCGCGCTCGCGGTGTTCTCCGACCGTCGCCACGTGGCCCTGCCGGACGTGCCCACGGCCAAGGAGTCCGGCTACCCCGTCCTCGTGGACCAGCGCCGGTTCGTGGCCGCGCCTCCCGGCCTGCCCGCCGACGTGCGCGACAAGCTGGCCGCCGCCATCGACAAGGCCGCGGCCTCGCCCGAGTACCTCCAGCTGCTCAAGACGAGCCACATCGTCCCCTGGAACGCGGGCGGCGAGCAGGTCGCCGCCCAGCTGAACGAGAGCCGCCAGCGGTTCACGACCATGGCCAGGGACCTCGGCATCGACCTCAAGGCGCAGCCGTGA
- a CDS encoding IclR family transcriptional regulator — MSDPERGVRGVKSAARTIELLELLASRENRPARLRELSQALGAPRSSVYALIRTLVEHGWLRTDETGTLYSIGVRALLAGTTYLDTDPYLRIAQPHIDDLSARLDETIHFGRLERTDIVYLATKESSRYVRPFSRVGRRLPAFSTAMGKALLAERLGAEHEVPIPDPIIPLTPGTLVDRDALRRDLELTRERGYAIDNEENYVGVTCFGFALRYSSPPTDAISCSVPVANLTEDRTREIVQAMEQVRVAIERMAPVDLSAPGGI, encoded by the coding sequence ATGAGCGATCCCGAGCGGGGGGTACGGGGCGTCAAGTCGGCCGCCCGGACGATCGAGCTCCTCGAACTCCTGGCCTCGCGCGAGAACCGCCCGGCCCGCCTGCGCGAACTGAGCCAGGCGCTGGGCGCGCCGCGCAGCAGCGTCTACGCGCTCATCCGCACGCTGGTCGAGCACGGCTGGCTCCGCACGGACGAGACCGGCACCCTCTACAGCATCGGCGTCCGCGCGCTGCTGGCCGGCACCACCTACCTCGACACCGACCCGTACCTGCGGATCGCCCAGCCGCACATCGACGACCTGAGCGCGCGGCTGGACGAGACCATCCACTTCGGCCGGCTCGAACGGACCGACATCGTCTACCTGGCGACCAAGGAGTCGAGCCGGTACGTGCGGCCGTTCAGCCGGGTGGGGCGGCGGCTGCCGGCGTTCAGCACCGCCATGGGCAAGGCGCTGCTGGCCGAGCGGCTCGGCGCCGAGCACGAGGTGCCCATCCCGGATCCGATCATCCCGCTCACCCCCGGCACCCTGGTCGACCGCGACGCGCTGCGGCGGGACCTGGAGCTGACCCGGGAGCGCGGGTACGCGATCGACAACGAGGAGAACTACGTCGGCGTCACCTGTTTCGGTTTCGCGCTGCGCTACTCCTCGCCGCCGACCGACGCGATCAGCTGCTCGGTGCCCGTCGCCAACCTGACCGAGGACCGGACGCGGGAGATCGTCCAGGCGATGGAGCAGGTCAGGGTGGCCATCGAGCGGATGGCGCCGGTCGATCTGTCCGCGCCCGGCGGGATCTGA